Genomic segment of Desulfomicrobium apsheronum:
AAGCACGCTCAAGTGGGGAAAAAGAGCGTTGTCCTGGTAGACAAGGCTGACGTTTCTGCGCTCGGGAGGCAGCCCGCCCACCTCCTGCCCGGCGACACGTATGCTGCCCTGCGCATGCTCAACCAGCCCTGCGATGGATTCAAGGATCAGGGTCTTGCCCGAACCCGTCGGCCCCATCAGCGCAAAAAATTCACCCGGCGCAACCTGAAAACCGACATCGCGCAAGCTGAATTTCCCGAAACAAAGGGCCAGGGATTCGACGCGAATCATGAATCCCTCCTCTGGGGCCGGGAGACAACGCGCAGGGCGATGAAAAAGAGCAGACTGACCACGATGAGGATCACGGCCACGGGTTGCGAATATTTGAGTCCGTAGGCGGTGAAGCGCTCGAACATGAGCACCGGCGCGATCATGGGGTGATAGGCGACGATGACCACGGCTCCGAACTCGCTCAGGGCCCGCGCCATGCACATGATCATGCCGACCAGCATGGCGCGGCGGCACAGGGGCAGGGTCACGCGGAAAAAGGTTGCGCCGGGGCCCGCGCCAAGGGAACGGGAAACCTTCTCCAGACGCGGAGAAACGCTCTCGAATCCGGCCTTGGCCGTATTGATGTAAAAGGGCAGGCCCACGAAGAAAAGCACCACGGTGATGCCCGTGACCGTGCCCATGATTTCGATGCCCATGCTCGCGAGCAGGCCGCCGAACCAGTTGTTCCGGCCGGCCAGGGTCAAAAAGGCGATGCCGATGACCGGGTGCGGGATCATGATGGGCAGATCGATGAGGCTCTCCACGATCTTCTTCCCCGCGAACTCCCGTCGGGCCAGAATATAGGCCAGTGGCGTGCCCATGATCAACGCAAGGACGGAGGCCATGGCCGATGCCCCCATGGACAGCCCCACGGAACGCAGCACATCGGGATCGCCCAGGGTCTTCCACATCTGCTCGGCATCCGGAGAAACCACGGTCCGGGCCAGCGGAGCGACGATAAAGACCAGGACCAGAATACAGGACGCGATCAGCCAAAACTGAAACACGCGGCCGGGAAGGCTTCGCAAAAAGCCTCCCCGGCTCTGCATGGCAACCGGAACATCCATTTATTTTGCGACCTTGACCAGCGCCTTCAGACCCTGCGGAAGCGCCTCGTGCATCGCGTCCGATCCGACGCTGGCCGGAACGATGGGCGGCTGGCCCTGGGCCTTCAGAATTGCAAGCCCACCCTGCTCGTCCAGCAGATAGGCCAGAAATGCCTCGGCCGCCTCGGGATTGGCCGCCGCCTTGAGCATGGTCACGCCGTAGGTGATGGAACTGCCAGTAAGTTCCATGAACGCGCCCGGTTCCTTGCCCGTGACCTTGACCACGGCGCTCTTGTAGAAAGGATCCATGGCATAGTTGCCAAGGTTGATGTGGTCGTCGAAGGTCACGTATTCAAGCCCGTGCTGCACGGCCACGGACATGTACTCGAAGGCATAGTCCATGTTGCCCGACTGCATCATGGAAATGAGCTCCACGGACTTGGGACGGACGTTCTTCTCCGGCCGGTTGGCGAGCACCTTGTCGTAAAGGCCCGGCTGACCCGTGAACTTTTCGGCGAGCTGGATGGTCATCAGGCTGCGATAGCCACAAGGATCCAGATTCGGATCCGAATGTCCCCAGACGACGTCCGGACGCTGCAGGATCTCAAACCAGTTCTTGTCATTTATTTCGTCGGCATATCTGCTTGTGGGGGTGTAGCAGAGCACGATCTGGTTGGTGGCGAAACGGGCGTTCCACTTCGCGAATTCAGGTACGAGCATCTTGTCGATGACCAGATAGTCGGCGGAGGCCATGATGTCCGCAGGCTTGCCAAGTTCCGTGATCATGCGCGCAAGCTTGGTGCTGCCGCCGGATTCGCGCTGCACGTCGACCTTGGGGTATTTGGCTTCAAAAGCCTTTTCCATGTCGGCAAAAGGCACGGCCAGGCTTCCGGCATGGAAGACCACCAGCTTGCCCGACGGCTCGGCCAAAGCTGATCCGCTCGCGCAGACGCCGAGCAGGGCTACAAGGAAAAGCACTTTCAAAAGATAGGAATTCATGAGCAACCTCCGGGTAAAATGAAAAAGGTGCCCCGTATTATGCCCTCCAGGACTTTTAAGTCAACACTGGCATAGAATTTTTAAATACGACCAAAACGGTCGAATCCAGACCCAAGAGCGCCGAACAAAAAAAATCCAGCCCCCGGCCGTACCGAAGACTGGATTCCCCAGGGATGGAAAATCGGGCCTGGACTATTTCTTCTGCGCCGAAAGCCAGTCGACGATAAGCCCGTGTTCCTCGTGGGTGACAGCCGGAGCCTTGCTCTTGGCCAGCATCCTGGCCACCGTGGCGGACCAGGCCGCCTGATCCTTGACCCCGAACCCGGCACGGACCCGGCCCAAATCGTGGCACTTGGAGCAGGTCTTCTCCACCAGCACCTGCCCGTCATCGGCAAAGGCAAATACGGAACCAAGGCACAGCAGCACGCCCATGACCATGACTTTAATAGCGCTCATGACAACTCCTTCTGTTTACTAAAATCAGCGAGACACCATGAACGATCGTTATTTCAATGTGGCCTCGATGAAAAGAAAATCCTGGCCGTCGCGCCCGAATCAGCGTTTCGCGACCCGGCCCAGCGAACAGAACACGCCCGCCACGCAAAGCCCGGCGCAAACGGCGAAAATGATCTTCATGCTGGCCAGAAATTCCGGGATCGTATCCGGAGCGATCTGGCGGTCCTGCAGTAAAAAGCCGAACACCA
This window contains:
- a CDS encoding ABC transporter permease; translated protein: MDVPVAMQSRGGFLRSLPGRVFQFWLIASCILVLVFIVAPLARTVVSPDAEQMWKTLGDPDVLRSVGLSMGASAMASVLALIMGTPLAYILARREFAGKKIVESLIDLPIMIPHPVIGIAFLTLAGRNNWFGGLLASMGIEIMGTVTGITVVLFFVGLPFYINTAKAGFESVSPRLEKVSRSLGAGPGATFFRVTLPLCRRAMLVGMIMCMARALSEFGAVVIVAYHPMIAPVLMFERFTAYGLKYSQPVAVILIVVSLLFFIALRVVSRPQRRDS
- the wtpA gene encoding tungstate ABC transporter substrate-binding protein WtpA, with product MNSYLLKVLFLVALLGVCASGSALAEPSGKLVVFHAGSLAVPFADMEKAFEAKYPKVDVQRESGGSTKLARMITELGKPADIMASADYLVIDKMLVPEFAKWNARFATNQIVLCYTPTSRYADEINDKNWFEILQRPDVVWGHSDPNLDPCGYRSLMTIQLAEKFTGQPGLYDKVLANRPEKNVRPKSVELISMMQSGNMDYAFEYMSVAVQHGLEYVTFDDHINLGNYAMDPFYKSAVVKVTGKEPGAFMELTGSSITYGVTMLKAAANPEAAEAFLAYLLDEQGGLAILKAQGQPPIVPASVGSDAMHEALPQGLKALVKVAK